The genomic segment TGGCCGTGCTGCTGCGCGACTACCACGACGCCACCGTCGGTTTCAGCCCCTCGGCGCAGGCCCGCTGGCACTTGCCCAGCCGTGAACCGGCCGAGGTGATCTGCCACGGCGACGTCGCCCCCTACAACTGTGTCTTCCGCGACGGGCGACCCGTCGCGTTCATCGACTTCGACACCGCCCACCCCGGTCCCCGCATCTGGGACCTCGCCTACGCCGCCTATCGATTCGTGCCCCTGACCGATCCGGGCAACGGCGACTTCAGCCTGCCCGTCGAGGAACAGGCCCGCAGGCTCCGGCTCCTCGCGGACACCTACCGGCTCGGCCACGACGACCGCGCGGCGCTGGCCCACACGGCCCGGGAACGCCTGGAACACCTGGTCCGCCACATGCACCGGCAAGCCGACGCCGGCACCGCGGCGTTCGCCGAGCACATCGCCGCCGGCCACGACTCCGTCTACCGCGCCGACGCGGCACACATCGCCCGCCACGCGACAACCTTCACGGCCGCGTTGACGCGAAAAATCCCACAGCGGTGAACGGCACCACCCGGCCCGGGAACCGTCCCGAAGGCGTCGCCGTTCTGCACGGGACCCATGCGCATGCCGTACCCGGTGAAGGCGCTGAGCCGCTGCCTGAGTACGCGAATGCAGCGCGGCCCCACTCCGCGCCTGCTCTGAACCTCGGTCCCTCAGATGCTTTCAGCGCCGTCCGAGGGATTTCCAAGGGACTCTTCGCCGCTCGAAGCGGTAAGCCCCCGAAAGCCCGGAAGGGGCCTCCGACGCAGGTCGGAGGCCCCTTCCATGGCAAAGCCGAAGCTACCGGCAGACGAGTCGGGCTGTACGCCGGGTTCTGTCGACCGGTCGCCTCGCGGCGGCCGGGGAGACGGCCATCCATCTAGGACCGGCATTGCTGCCGGCCTCGTGCGGTCTACCCGCGAACATCGGGCGGGCCGCCCTCAAGCGTTCGCGCAGGGCCGTCCTGGGACGGCCCCTCTTGACCTTGCTCCGGGTGGGGTTTACCTAGCCGCCTGAGTCACCTCAGGCGCTGGTGGTCTCTTACACCACCGTTTCACCCTTACCGAGGGCCGAGGCCCCCGGCGGTCTGCTTTCTGTGGCACTGTCCCGCGGGTCACCCCGGGTGGGCGTTACCCACCACCCTGCCCTGTGGAGCCCGGACGTTCCTCGGGAAGATCCGGAGATCTCCACGCGGCCGTCCGCCCGGCTCGTCTGCCGTGTGGTCCATGCTACCCGGCCGTGGGGGCGGGAGCGGTCGACGGGCGCCTCGGACGGAGGCGTACGGGCCGCCCGTCCCCGTACCCTGGCGCCGGGACGTGTACGGGTCCGGGGCTGCTCCCCGTCCGAGGCCGCGCCCGGCGATCCCCGTACACGCGAACATCCCGTACACGCGAAGGAGAACCACCGTGCTCGTGCTGTTGCCGCCCTCCGAAGGAAAGGCCGCCTCGGGGCGCGGGGCACCGCTGAAGCCGGAGTCCCTTTCGCTGCCGGGGCTCGCCGGGGCGCGGGCCACGGTCCTCGACGAGTTGGTCGAACTCTGCGCGGCCGACGAGGAGAAGGCGCGCGCGGTGCTCGGCCTGAGCGAGGGGCTGCGGGGCGAGGTCGCGAAGAACGCGGAGCTGCGGTCGTCGGGGACCCGGCCGGCCGGGGAGATCTACACCGGGGTGCTGTACGACGCGCTGGACCTGGCCTCGCTGGACACCGCCGCCCGGCGGCTGGCCGGGAAGTCTCTCCTGGTGTTCTCCGGGCTGTGGGGCGCGGTGCGGGTCGGCGACCGGATTCCGTCGTACCGCTGCTCGATGGGCGTGAGGCTGCCGGGGATCGGCGCGCTCGGTGCGTACTGGCGTGCCCCGATGGCGGAGGTCATGCCCGAGGCGGCCGGGGACGGACTCGTGCTGGATCTGCGCTCGTCGGCGTACACGGCGGCGTGGAAGCCGAAGGGCGAGGTCGCCGAACGGACGGCGAGCGTACGGGTGCTGCACTCCCAGCTGGTGGACGGGGTGGAGAAGCGGTCCGTGGTCAGCCACTTCAACAAGGCCACGAAGGGGCGGATGGTGCGCGACCTGCTGCTGGCGGGGGCGCGGCTGAAGGGGCCCGCCGAACTGGTCGAGGTCCTGCGGGAACTCGGGTACGTGGTCGAGGCGGAGGCCCCCGGGCGGGCGGGGCGTGGCTGGGCGCTCGACGTGGTGGTGTCGGAGATCCACTGAACCGGGCACGAGACTCCGTTTCGGGCGACGGGGGTGTACGCGCGTTGCATTCTGTGCAACGCTCGTTGCGTGTGATGTGGTGAGCGCGGCAGGATGGGCCCATGACCTCCTCTTCTGCCTCTTCCGTGCTCGACCTCGCGCCCGTCGTCCCTGTCGTCGTCCTCGACGACGCCGCCGACGCTGTGCCGCTCGCCCGAGCGCTGGTCGCCGGCGGACTCCCGGCGATCGAGGTGACGCTGCGGACGGCCGCCGCCCTCGACGCGATCAGGGCCGTCTCGGCGGAGGTCCCGGACGCGGTGGTGGGCGCGGGCACGGTGATCTCCGTGCGGAACGTCTCCGACACGGTGACGGCCGGCGCCCGATTCCTGGTCAGCCCCGGCTGGACGGACGCGCTGCTGGACGCGATGAAGGCGTCCGGGCTGCCGTTCCTGCCGGGTGTCTCGACGACGTCCGAGGTGGTCGCGCTGCTGGAGCGCGGGGTGAGCGAGATGAAGTTCTTCCCCGCCGAGGCCGCGGGCGGCACCGCCTATCTGAAGGCGCTCTCCGCACCGCTCCCCCAGGCCCGCTTCTGCCCGACGGGCGGCATCACCCTCACCTCCGCGCCGGCCTATCTGGCCCTGCCGAACGTCGGCTGCGTGGGCGGCAGTTGGATGGTCCCGGCGGACGCGGTGGCCGCCGGGGACTGGGCGCGGGTGGAGCGCCTGGCCCGCGAGGCGGCGGCCCTGCGGCGCTGAGCGACGGTGGTGATCCCCGGGTGGCGGCCCGAGGCCGGGTGGGGCCTTCGGGAACCGCGTCCATGCCTCGGGACCGGGGAGCCGATGGGGCTGAGCGGTGGTGATGGTGGTGGTGATTCTCGGGCGGCGGCCCCAGGCCAGGTGGGTCGTCCGGGAGACCCCGCCCATGCCCCGGACCGGAGGGACGGCGGCCCTGCGGCGCTGAGCGAGAGCAGTGCTCCGGGGTGGCGGGGCCCGAGGCCAGGTGGGGCGTTCGGGAACCGCGCCCATGCACCCGGACCGGGGCCGTCGCCGCCCTACCGCAGGTGCGAGGTGTCGTTCAGCAGCCTCAGGGACGCGTTGCCGTCCGCGTAGTACGCCACCGTCGACAGCGACGCCGGGGAGAGTTCCATCCGGAACAGGGATTCCGGCGGGGCGCCCAGGGCCAGCCGTGCCAGCGTCTTGATCGGGGTGACATGCGTGACCACCAGGACCGTCCGGCCCCGGTGTCCGGCGGTCAGGGCGTCGCGTGCCCCGGCGACGCGGCGGGCGACCTCGGCGAAGCTCTCGCCGCCGCCCGTCGGACAGGCGTCCGGTGAGGCCAGCCAGGCGTCCAGATCGGGGCCGTACCGTTCACGGACCTCGCCGAACGTCAGCCCCTCCCACGCTCCGAAGTCCGTCTCGCGCAGACCGTCCTCGATGTGGACGTCGAGGTTCAGCCGGGCGGCCACCGTCTCCGCCGTCTCGCGGCAGCGGCGCAGCGGAGAGCTGACGATCCGCTGGACCGTGCCGCGTGCGGCGAGGGACCGCGCCGCGCCCTCGGCCTGGCGTCGGCCGGTCTCCGAGAGCTCCGGGTCGCCGCCACCGCTGCCCGAGAACCGCTTCTCGGGCGTGAGGGCCGTCTCCCCGTGTCTGAGCAGGAGGAACGTGGTGGGTGTGCCGAGGTCGGCCGGTGCGCCCCAGCCGACCTGCGGGGTCCCGGCGGGCGCCCCCGGAGCGAGGGCCGTCGGGTCCATGGGCGCCGGGGCCGCCGGGTCCGCGGGGTCGGCAGGCGAAAGCGCCGCCGGGTCCGTGGGCGCAGCCGGCGCCGGGCCCGCGTCCACGGGTGACAGCGCCGCCGGGTCCCGGGGCGCACGGGCCGACGGGTCCTCCGTGGCCGTCCGGGCGGATGCCGTGGCGCGTGAGGACGACAGCGCGGCGCGGGCCCGTGCCGCGCCCGCCGTGGCGTCGCCGGGCGGGCCGGACACCGGCGGCAGCGCGTCGGCGACCGTCCCCCGGGGCGTGTCGAGGGCGGCCGTGGAGGCCGAGGGCTCCCAGCGCAGGCCCCTCCTGCCCGCGTCCATCGCCTCGTTGGCGAGCCGGTCCGCGTGCTTGTTCCGTTCGCGCGGAATCCACTCGTACGAGACGGACTCCGCGGGCAGGATGCCCGCCGCCTCGGCCGCGAGCGGCTTCATGTCGGGGTGCTTGATCTTCCAGCGGCCCGACATCTGCTCGACGACGAGCTTGGAGTCCATCCGTACCGTCACCCGCACCGGGGCGTCGGGGATCAGGGCCTTCGCGGACCTCAGGCCCGCGATCAGGCCCCTGTACTCGGCGACGTTGTTCGTGGCGACGCCGATGTACTCGGCGGCCTCGGCCAGGGTCTCGCCCGTCACCGGGTCGAAGACGACCGCGCCGTAACCGGCGGGCCCCGGGTTGCCCCGCGAGCCGCCGTCCGCTTCGATGACGAGCCGGCGGGGCTCCGGCATTACAGACCCGACTCCGAGGTGCGGACCAGGATGCGGCGGCAGTTCTCGCACCGAAGAACCGCGTCGGGGGCGGCCGCCTTCACGTCGTTGACCTCGGTGATGTTCAGTTCGAGGCGGCAGCCCTCGCAGCGGCGCTGGTAGAGGCGGGCGGCGCCGACCCCGCCCTGCTGGGCGCGGAGCTTGTCGTACAGCTTGAGGAGGTCCGCGGGGACGGAGCCCGCGACGATCTCCCGCTCCTTGGTGGCGGTGGCGATCTCGTCGTCGATCTCCCGCGTCGCCGCGTCCCGGCGGGCGGTCGCGTCGTCGACCTTGGCCTGGACGGCCGAGACCCGGGCGGTCAGCTCGGTGATCCGCTCCTGCACCGACTCACGGCGCTCCATGACTTCGAGGACGATGTCCTCCAGATCGCCCTGGCGCTTGGAGAGCGACATCAGTTCGCGCTGAAGGCTCTCCAGGTCCTTCGACGAGGTGATCTGACCGGAGTCCAGCCGCTGCTGGTCGCGGACGGCGCGCTGGCGCACCTGGTCGACGTCCTGCTCCGCCTTGGTCTGCTCGCGGGCGGTGTCGCCCTCCTCGGTCTGGGCGGCGACCAGGAGGTCCCGCAGCTGGGCGAGGTCGCTGCTCAGCGACTCGATCTCGGAGTGCTCGGGCAGGGACGAGCTCTTGTGGTCGAGCTGCGACAGACGTACGTCGAGGGCCTGGACGTCGAGGAGTCGGATCTGGTCGGCGGGCGCGGCGTTCAGTTGGGGGCTCCAGAAGAGTGGTGGGTGGTCCAGGGGTCGGTGACCCGCTTCGAGACATGGACCCGCAGGCCCCATCCGTGGCGGTCGGAGATCGCGTCGAGCTGGGCGGCGGCCTGCTCGCACCAGGGCCATTCGGTGGCCCAGTGCGCGGCGTCGACCAGACCGAGCGGTGAGTGCTGGGCGGCCTCGGAGGCCGGGTGGTGGCGCAGATCCGCGGTCAGGAAGGCATCGACGCCCGCCGCGCGCACCGCGTCGAAGAGGCTGTCGCCCGATCCGCCGCTCACCGCGACGGTGCGTACCGGCGCGTCCGGGTCGCCCGCGACACGGATGCCCTGCGCGGTGGCGGGCAGCCTCGCGGCGGCGCGGGCACCGAACTCGCGCAGGGTCTCCGGGCGGTCCAGCTCGCAGATCCGGCCGAGGCCGCGCCGGCCCCGGGGGTCGGTCGGGTCCGGTACGAGGGGTCCGGTGACCCGCAGGTCGAGAGCCCCGGCGAGGGCGTCGGAGACACCCGGGTCGGCGGTGTCGGCGTTGGTGTGCGCGACGTGCAGGGCGATGCCGTGCCGGATGAGGGTGTGCACGACCCGGCCCTTGAACGTGTCGGACGCGACCGTCGTCGTACCCCGCAGATAGAGCGGGTGGTGGGTCACGATCAGCTGCGCGCCGAGTTCCCGCGCCTCGTCGACGACGGCCTGTACGGGGTCGACGGCGAAGAGCACAC from the Streptomyces sp. AM 4-1-1 genome contains:
- a CDS encoding phosphotransferase, whose product is MTASKRMDEEVLAGGGVNRVVRIGPTVRRPAGPWTRTVHALLDHLRAAGFAGAPRVHGFDADGREILDFLPGHVANYPLPDHARSDATLRTVAVLLRDYHDATVGFSPSAQARWHLPSREPAEVICHGDVAPYNCVFRDGRPVAFIDFDTAHPGPRIWDLAYAAYRFVPLTDPGNGDFSLPVEEQARRLRLLADTYRLGHDDRAALAHTARERLEHLVRHMHRQADAGTAAFAEHIAAGHDSVYRADAAHIARHATTFTAALTRKIPQR
- the yaaA gene encoding peroxide stress protein YaaA — encoded protein: MLVLLPPSEGKAASGRGAPLKPESLSLPGLAGARATVLDELVELCAADEEKARAVLGLSEGLRGEVAKNAELRSSGTRPAGEIYTGVLYDALDLASLDTAARRLAGKSLLVFSGLWGAVRVGDRIPSYRCSMGVRLPGIGALGAYWRAPMAEVMPEAAGDGLVLDLRSSAYTAAWKPKGEVAERTASVRVLHSQLVDGVEKRSVVSHFNKATKGRMVRDLLLAGARLKGPAELVEVLRELGYVVEAEAPGRAGRGWALDVVVSEIH
- the eda gene encoding bifunctional 4-hydroxy-2-oxoglutarate aldolase/2-dehydro-3-deoxy-phosphogluconate aldolase; the encoded protein is MTSSSASSVLDLAPVVPVVVLDDAADAVPLARALVAGGLPAIEVTLRTAAALDAIRAVSAEVPDAVVGAGTVISVRNVSDTVTAGARFLVSPGWTDALLDAMKASGLPFLPGVSTTSEVVALLERGVSEMKFFPAEAAGGTAYLKALSAPLPQARFCPTGGITLTSAPAYLALPNVGCVGGSWMVPADAVAAGDWARVERLAREAAALRR
- a CDS encoding bifunctional RNase H/acid phosphatase; its protein translation is MPEPRRLVIEADGGSRGNPGPAGYGAVVFDPVTGETLAEAAEYIGVATNNVAEYRGLIAGLRSAKALIPDAPVRVTVRMDSKLVVEQMSGRWKIKHPDMKPLAAEAAGILPAESVSYEWIPRERNKHADRLANEAMDAGRRGLRWEPSASTAALDTPRGTVADALPPVSGPPGDATAGAARARAALSSSRATASARTATEDPSARAPRDPAALSPVDAGPAPAAPTDPAALSPADPADPAAPAPMDPTALAPGAPAGTPQVGWGAPADLGTPTTFLLLRHGETALTPEKRFSGSGGGDPELSETGRRQAEGAARSLAARGTVQRIVSSPLRRCRETAETVAARLNLDVHIEDGLRETDFGAWEGLTFGEVRERYGPDLDAWLASPDACPTGGGESFAEVARRVAGARDALTAGHRGRTVLVVTHVTPIKTLARLALGAPPESLFRMELSPASLSTVAYYADGNASLRLLNDTSHLR
- a CDS encoding C4-type zinc ribbon domain-containing protein; protein product: MNAAPADQIRLLDVQALDVRLSQLDHKSSSLPEHSEIESLSSDLAQLRDLLVAAQTEEGDTAREQTKAEQDVDQVRQRAVRDQQRLDSGQITSSKDLESLQRELMSLSKRQGDLEDIVLEVMERRESVQERITELTARVSAVQAKVDDATARRDAATREIDDEIATATKEREIVAGSVPADLLKLYDKLRAQQGGVGAARLYQRRCEGCRLELNITEVNDVKAAAPDAVLRCENCRRILVRTSESGL
- a CDS encoding Nif3-like dinuclear metal center hexameric protein translates to MPRLSEVIAALDALWPRERAEAWDAVGTVCGDVGDQAAATDRVLFAVDPVQAVVDEARELGAQLIVTHHPLYLRGTTTVASDTFKGRVVHTLIRHGIALHVAHTNADTADPGVSDALAGALDLRVTGPLVPDPTDPRGRRGLGRICELDRPETLREFGARAAARLPATAQGIRVAGDPDAPVRTVAVSGGSGDSLFDAVRAAGVDAFLTADLRHHPASEAAQHSPLGLVDAAHWATEWPWCEQAAAQLDAISDRHGWGLRVHVSKRVTDPWTTHHSSGAPN